The proteins below come from a single Macrobrachium rosenbergii isolate ZJJX-2024 chromosome 50, ASM4041242v1, whole genome shotgun sequence genomic window:
- the LOC136832910 gene encoding trichohyalin-like: MFAFQVFAWNVLVLALIACELYLSIEEDLLNLLRAQGITGHLRETLHHAVVAESWTPEVVETRPNSGGIETSAFVGAVPRMALMAGALAVLLAVYWRLKLIGCDDLDREEDDLEVPALDVILETEDMESLDEEEEEEEEEEEIFGTEELYSIEEEEEEEEEDEIFESEILNSSEEEEEEEELEDTNQEPQLLRQHPEQLNEEKQTSAKELEISQVNEGLQLERLLDEAKKEIVWLQNQILDKDLLLEKKAAEGTELKREIEHLSIEKEQMQAEKQKLEDDYEQALGRGGSMETLQKELMNNIASLENQLEEKDHLLREATKALNTERAKNEITGTELEVMRNWVSELGGENTLIKEDLEDRCLDITVLRKELGDEQEKTQILREEVQVMKNWVTDLGAKNITLKEGLEEALLEVTTLQNSLANEKRDALQQRDQQIENFASTERKLICEKQDLEAKLEVALSHGKELERERSEMTVHYQERLNKSDNEKEMLREREEQLQENLESALHQQQNLECSLKLAEGEICSLKKAENTNLCELEQLRKECERLKEKCRMQEENTIEEQKRVREHLRMQEEELRNHDKYMLMTLLHGTAQRNFLLEHIALDCRNKTLDNKNMDNNSKEEEPHNCVETTEGKDQGQEENRCDQVRKVEEEQYRMYHNAQQEKDDYGKQWEDLTQMVEDLIRGDE, encoded by the coding sequence ATGTTTGCCTTCCAAGTATTTGCATGGAATGTGCTCGTACTCGCACTCATTGCTTGTGAATTATACTTGTCAATTGAGGAGGACTTACTCAACCTACTTCGCGCTCAAGGAATCACTGGACACTTACGGGAAACTCTTCATCATGCCGTCGTCGCCGAGTCTTGGACCCCAGAGGTCGTTGAAACCCGACCAAACAGCGGAGGCATTGAGACGTCAGCCTTTGTCGGTGCCGTCCCTCGGATGGCCTTGATGGCAGGGGCCTTGGCGGTGCTCTTGGCTGTTTACTGGAGGCTTAAACTCATTGGATGCGATGACCTTGATCGTGAAGAAGACGACCTGGAAGTGCCCGCATTGGATGTAATTCTGGAAACTGAAGATATGGAAAGcttggatgaggaggaggaggaggaggaggaggaggaagaaattttCGGAACTGAAGAACTCTACAGcattgaggaagaggaggaggaggaggaggaagacgaaatttttgaaagtgaaataCTCAACagctctgaggaggaggaggaagaagaagaactggaagACACTAACCAAGAACCCCAGTTGCTGAGACAACATCCAGAACAACTGAATGAGGAAAAACAGACGTCAGCGAAGGAACTGGAAATCAGTCAAGTTAACGAAGGACTACAACTGGAACGCCTGTTGGACGAGGCTAAGAAAGAGATTGTGTGGCTTCAAAACCAAATTTTGGACAAGGATCTTCTGCTAGAAAAGAAAGCAGCTGAAGGAACagaactgaaaagagaaattgaacaTTTGAGCATTGAAAAGGAACAAATGCAGGCTGAAAAACAAAAGTTGGAAGATGATTATGAACAGGCTTTAGGCCGAGGTGGTAGTATGGAAACCTTACAAAAGGAACTGATGAATAACATTGCGTCTCTGGAAAATCAATTGGAGGAGAAAGATCACTTGTTAAGGGAGGCAACAAAAGCTCTAAACACTGAAAGAGCAAAAAATGAGATCACTGGCACAGAACTTGAAGTCATGAGGAACTGGGTATCTGAATTAGGAGGTGAAAATACCTTAATTAAGGAAGATTTGGAAGACAGATGCTTGGACATCACTGTACTCAGGAAAGAGTTAGGAGACGAACAAGAGAAGACCCAGATTCTAAGAGAAGAAGTCCAGGTCATGAAGAACTGGGTCACAGATTTAGGAGCCAAAAATATCACGCTTAAAGAAGGGTTAgaagaagcactcctggaggtaACTACACTCCAGAACTCTTTAGCAAATGAGAAAAGGGATGCTCTCCAACAAAGGGACCAGCAGATAGAAAATTTTGCCAGCAcagaacgaaaattaatatgtgaGAAACAAGATCTGGAAGCCAAACTAGAAGTTGCCCTCAGTCATGGAAAGGAgctggagagagaaaggagtgaaATGACAGTGCATTACCAGGAGAGGCTCAATAAAAGTGACAATGAAAAAGAGATGTTAAGGGAACGGGAGGAACAGCTGCAGGAGAACTTGGAGAGCGCTTTGCACCAACAGCAGAACTTGGAGTGCTCTTTAAAACTTGCAGAAGGAGAGATCTGCTCTTTGAAGAAGGCAGAAAACACAAACCTCTGTGAACTGGAACAACTTAGGAAAGAATGTGAAAGATTGAAAGAAAAGTGTAGAATGCAGGAGGAGAATACAATTGAAGAACAAAAACGTGTCAGGGAGCACCTAAGGATGCAGGAAGAAGAACTAAGGAATCATGATAAGTATATGTTGATGACGCTCCTCCATGGGACTGCTCAGAGAAACTTCCTTCTGGAACACATTGCACTGGACTGTAGAAACAAAACCCTGGACAACAAAAACATGGACAACAACAGCAAAGAAGAGGAGCCACACAACTGTGTTGAAACGACTGAGGGAAAAGACCAAGGCCAGGAAGAGAACCGATGTGATCAAGTTCGGAAAGTAGAAGAGGAACAGTACAGGATGTACCACAATGCCCAGCAAGAGAAGGACGACTACGGGAAGCAGTGGGAGGACCTGACGCAAATGGTGGAGGATCTAATTCGGGGAGACGAATAA